The Aliiroseovarius pelagivivens genome contains a region encoding:
- the rpsM gene encoding 30S ribosomal protein S13 has translation MARIAGVNIPTHKRVPIALTYITGIGHTSAAAICEAVNIDVTRRVNELSDAEVLAIREHIDATYTVEGDLRREVQMNIKRLMDLGCYRGLRHRRNLPVRGQRTSTNARTRKGPAKAIAGKKK, from the coding sequence ACCCATAAACGGGTCCCGATCGCCCTGACATATATTACCGGTATCGGCCATACTTCGGCTGCCGCCATTTGCGAAGCTGTGAACATCGACGTAACCCGTCGTGTGAACGAACTGTCGGACGCCGAAGTCCTGGCAATTCGCGAGCACATCGACGCGACCTACACCGTTGAAGGTGACCTGCGCCGTGAAGTTCAGATGAACATCAAGCGTCTGATGGACCTGGGCTGCTACCGCGGTCTGCGTCACCGTCGCAACCTCCCCGTACGCGGTCAGCGTACATCCACCAACGCACGTACCCGCAAAGGCCCCGCAAAGGCCATTGCCGGTAAGAAGAAGTAA